The following proteins are encoded in a genomic region of Sorangiineae bacterium MSr12523:
- a CDS encoding GGDEF domain-containing protein has product MSDSDEKTRVTTIVQKTLGDEPRPRGNDCLVVIYTKEPTLLGKRFVLEGSPFKIGRGAENHIVLEGDSVSRRHVHFEQRGAIWYAVDDNSTNGTYVNDDQITRDIALANGDRIKVGPTIFKYLSGADVEAQYHEEIYRMTIIDGLTQAHVKRYLLEALEKEIIRARRHTRELSFLMFDVDHFKKINDFHGHLAGDFVLKELARIVQGRIRRDEVFARYGGEEFAIILPETNLEGARSLAEGLREKIEQSRFVFQNELIRVTVSIGVSQLREEDRTSMDLIKHADERLLEAKRGGRNRVVG; this is encoded by the coding sequence GTGAGCGACTCGGACGAGAAAACGCGCGTCACCACGATCGTTCAGAAGACCCTCGGGGACGAACCACGTCCACGCGGCAACGATTGCTTGGTGGTGATCTACACCAAGGAGCCGACGCTTCTCGGAAAGCGGTTCGTCCTTGAGGGCAGTCCGTTCAAGATTGGACGGGGCGCCGAGAATCACATCGTGCTCGAAGGTGATTCCGTGTCGCGCAGGCACGTGCACTTCGAACAGCGTGGCGCGATCTGGTACGCCGTCGACGACAACTCGACGAACGGCACCTACGTGAACGACGACCAGATCACACGCGACATCGCGTTGGCGAACGGCGACCGCATCAAGGTCGGGCCGACTATCTTCAAGTACCTCTCCGGCGCCGACGTCGAGGCGCAGTACCACGAAGAGATCTACCGCATGACCATCATCGACGGGCTGACGCAGGCGCACGTGAAGCGCTACCTGCTCGAGGCCCTCGAGAAGGAGATCATCCGGGCGCGCCGCCACACGCGCGAGCTCTCGTTCTTGATGTTCGACGTCGACCACTTCAAAAAGATCAACGACTTCCACGGCCACCTCGCGGGCGATTTCGTGCTGAAGGAGCTCGCGCGCATCGTGCAGGGCCGCATTCGCCGCGATGAAGTGTTCGCGCGTTACGGCGGCGAAGAGTTTGCCATCATCCTGCCGGAGACCAACCTCGAGGGGGCGCGCTCGCTCGCCGAGGGGCTGCGCGAAAAGATCGAGCAGTCGCGGTTCGTGTTCCAGAACGAACTCATCCGAGTGACGGTCTCCATCGGCGTCTCGCAGCTGCGCGAGGAAGATCGCACGAGCATGGATCTCATCAAGCACGCCGACGAACGCCTGCTCGAGGCCAAGCGTGGCGGTCGAAATCGTGTCGTGGGCTGA
- a CDS encoding tetraacyldisaccharide 4'-kinase: MLTLGGNVPRVEMVRRALARSLEGGRFSGVPARAFERVWHRWSACRVARPLQVPDGIVTIAIGGTTLGGSGKTPLALACARFAAESQRVALIGHAYRATPGTARIVQPTDDVHLVGDEALMCAQALSAPSGVDVIVAPTRQQALDFAVARGARILVLDGVLQMAPRHATLSLLACDARAPWGSGACPPCGDLRAPKDALLAACDRVVTLSDDLVRSRGAIAPDGALLSYAELARMNLGLVTSVARPARIRERLEAHGIVPRAVLHASDHGAPSPHTLASLAATHRVEGWLTTHKCAIHLRNSSVLPLYVMEHDVHLDTTLRCVLRDAIGPEKTREM; this comes from the coding sequence ATGCTCACGTTAGGCGGTAACGTACCGCGCGTGGAGATGGTTCGCCGTGCGTTGGCCCGATCGCTCGAGGGCGGGCGCTTCTCGGGCGTACCCGCGCGCGCTTTCGAGCGGGTGTGGCACAGGTGGTCCGCCTGCCGCGTGGCACGGCCGCTCCAGGTGCCCGACGGCATCGTCACCATCGCCATCGGCGGCACCACGCTCGGCGGCTCGGGAAAGACGCCCTTGGCCCTTGCATGTGCACGCTTCGCCGCCGAATCGCAGCGCGTCGCCCTCATTGGTCACGCTTACCGCGCGACACCCGGCACGGCGCGCATCGTTCAGCCCACCGATGACGTGCACCTCGTCGGCGACGAAGCCTTGATGTGCGCCCAGGCACTCTCGGCACCCTCCGGCGTCGATGTCATCGTGGCCCCGACGCGGCAGCAGGCCCTCGATTTCGCGGTCGCTCGTGGTGCACGCATCCTCGTGCTCGACGGTGTGCTGCAGATGGCGCCCCGCCACGCGACGTTGTCACTGCTCGCATGCGACGCCCGCGCGCCATGGGGCAGCGGCGCATGCCCGCCCTGTGGTGACCTGCGCGCGCCCAAAGACGCTCTGCTCGCCGCCTGCGATCGCGTCGTGACCCTATCGGACGACCTCGTTCGAAGCCGCGGTGCCATCGCGCCCGACGGCGCCTTGTTGTCTTATGCGGAGCTCGCGCGCATGAACCTCGGCCTGGTGACTTCCGTGGCGCGACCTGCGCGGATCCGTGAGCGACTGGAGGCTCATGGCATCGTTCCTCGCGCAGTCCTCCACGCTTCCGATCACGGTGCGCCCAGCCCTCACACCCTGGCGTCCCTTGCGGCAACGCATCGCGTCGAAGGCTGGCTCACGACGCATAAGTGTGCGATACACTTGCGCAATTCATCAGTGCTTCCATTGTACGTCATGGAGCATGACGTGCATCTTGATACCACCCTTCGCTGTGTTCTGCGCGACGCGATCGGGCCTGAAAAGACGCGGGAAATGTAG
- a CDS encoding endonuclease/exonuclease/phosphatase family protein — MSKNRTALEKALGAPLAALFGLTLAYGFSACSGEGITLPPDVKDSSVDTGQIPTDSGGKNDAAGDANVPPNDAGADARDTGTDASPGGGNVVRIAAANLTSGNGQSYLEPGIRILKGLKPDIVTIQEFNVGANSEKEIRAFVDTAFGTNFSYFRETGLGIPNGVISRYPILAKGEWDDAELADRDFAWAKLDIPGDKDLWVISVHLKAGSGTSDEGKRADEAKALDGLIGENIPSSDYVLMGGDFNTGSREESWLATLGSRFVITGPYPVDGAGNDKTNAPRSKPYDWVLADPKMNALATEVHVGAQVFPNGLVFDSRVYTPLTDVAPAQSDDSAATGMQHMAVVRDFRIP; from the coding sequence ATGTCCAAGAATCGCACTGCGCTCGAAAAGGCACTTGGCGCGCCGTTGGCCGCCCTCTTCGGACTGACGCTGGCCTACGGGTTTTCAGCTTGCTCGGGCGAAGGAATCACCCTCCCGCCCGACGTGAAGGATTCTTCCGTAGACACTGGACAGATTCCGACGGACAGCGGCGGGAAAAACGATGCCGCGGGCGATGCCAACGTCCCTCCGAATGACGCGGGCGCGGACGCACGCGATACGGGAACGGACGCAAGCCCCGGCGGTGGCAACGTCGTTCGCATCGCGGCCGCCAATCTGACGAGCGGAAATGGGCAATCGTATTTGGAGCCGGGTATCCGCATCCTCAAAGGATTGAAGCCGGATATCGTGACCATTCAAGAATTCAATGTTGGCGCGAATAGCGAAAAGGAGATTCGCGCGTTCGTCGACACCGCATTTGGGACCAATTTCTCCTACTTCCGGGAAACCGGTCTGGGGATCCCCAATGGCGTCATCAGCCGATATCCGATTCTCGCGAAAGGCGAGTGGGACGACGCGGAGCTCGCCGACCGCGACTTCGCATGGGCGAAGCTGGATATTCCCGGTGACAAAGATCTGTGGGTCATCAGCGTTCACCTCAAAGCGGGATCGGGCACCAGCGACGAGGGAAAGCGGGCCGACGAGGCCAAGGCGCTGGACGGCTTGATTGGCGAAAACATCCCCTCGAGCGACTACGTCCTCATGGGCGGTGACTTCAACACGGGCTCGCGCGAGGAGAGCTGGCTCGCCACGCTCGGCTCGAGGTTCGTCATCACGGGGCCCTATCCGGTCGACGGCGCCGGCAACGATAAAACGAATGCGCCGCGCAGCAAGCCCTACGACTGGGTGCTCGCCGATCCGAAGATGAACGCACTGGCCACGGAGGTCCACGTGGGCGCGCAGGTCTTCCCGAACGGCCTCGTCTTCGATTCGCGCGTCTACACGCCCCTCACCGACGTGGCCCCGGCCCAATCCGACGACAGCGCAGCCACCGGTATGCAACACATGGCGGTCGTGCGCGATTTTCGCATTCCGTAG
- a CDS encoding phage holin family protein, with product MGQNQLLVSLGHLMISGLSVFIVAQIMPGMRARGFGSAIIFALVVALLNAVAWHFLRPVTITLSVLTLGLGGVILNGILFLIAGSLSGVKFAGCITASIASLFVTVVNWGLEYILAAWLRK from the coding sequence ATGGGACAGAATCAGCTCCTCGTCAGCCTCGGCCACCTGATGATTTCGGGCCTGAGCGTCTTCATCGTCGCGCAGATCATGCCGGGCATGCGCGCCCGCGGATTCGGCTCCGCGATCATCTTCGCCCTGGTCGTTGCGCTCCTCAATGCCGTGGCTTGGCACTTTCTGCGCCCCGTCACCATCACCCTGAGTGTCCTCACCCTGGGCCTCGGCGGCGTCATTCTCAATGGCATCCTCTTCTTGATCGCGGGCAGCCTCTCCGGCGTGAAGTTCGCCGGCTGCATCACCGCATCCATCGCGTCACTGTTCGTCACGGTGGTGAACTGGGGCCTCGAGTACATCCTTGCGGCATGGCTACGAAAATAG